The Tautonia plasticadhaerens nucleotide sequence GCGGTCGCCGCCGGCCTGACGCCGACGATCAACGGGATGATGGTCGCCGGCGTCGTCGCCATCCCGGGCATGATGACCGGGCAGTTGCTCGCCGGGGCGTCGCCGGGCACCGCCTTCCGCTACCAGATCCTCATCTACCTGGCGATCGGCGGCTCGGTCGGGCTGGCGGTCCTCTCCCTGCTGGGCCTCCGGGCCCGACGCGCCTTCTCCCCGGACCACCAGCTCCGGGCCCCCTCCCATCTCCTGGACGATCGGTTACACTGACCTTCGCCGCCGAAGGCCACGTCGATGCCCCGGCCCGAGGCGACGTTCCCGGGCCACCCCACCGCTCACCGATGCGCCACCACTTCGCCCTGACCGCCTGGATTTCCCTGAGCGTCGGCCTCGTGGCCTCCGGGGCCTGGGTGCGCTACGACGGGTCCTATCTCGTCGTCGACCAGTTCATGCTCGGCCTGATGTTCTTCGTCGCCGGGCTGATGATGACCGTCGCGCTGATCTGCTGGCTCCCCCTGCTCCGTCGGCTCCCCGACGGCAAGGGCGCCGGCCGGATCGTCTCCGCCGTGCTCCTCGCCCCGGCCGCGACGATGACCCTTCTCAGCCTCATGGCCTTCGAGACCCCGGCCACCGCCGCCTCCCGGCACCGCGATTACCTGATCCGCGTCTCGCGGGTCGTCGCCGAGGACTACAAGCGCCGGGGCCGCATGCCCGCCTTCTTCGAGGACGCCCATGGGCGCTCCAGCGACCGCCTCCCCCACCGGGGAGACGCCGACGGCGGCGCCCTGGCCTATCGCCGGATCGACGACCGTACCGCCCTGCTCTGCGCCCCCGAGTGCCGGGTCCACGTCTCGATCTGCGGCGAGCAGGTCGCCTACCAGCCCTGGCCCCCCGGCGGGAACGACCCCTGCCGGTCGCTTCCCTCCTCGTCCCCCTACTGGGCCGGGCGCAGGTCGGGCGAGGCCGAATCCGTCGGCCTCGCCCGATGACCTTCCCTGCCCCGATCGCCGAAGGGCGGACCGCCACTCAGGCCCCGGCCGCCTTCTTCAACGCCTCGATCGCCGGGACGTAGTCCGGCTCGGACGCGATTTCCTTCACGTACTCCGCGTGCACGATCGACCCGCCCGGGTCGACCACGAACAGGGCCCGGGCCAGCAGCGGCACCGGCAGGCCGTGCATCAGCACCCCGTAGTGCTCGCCGAAGCTGTGGTCGTGCAGGTCAGAGAGGTTGGTCATGTTCGCGACCTCGGCCTCGGCACAGAACCGGGCCATCGCGAAGGGGAGATCCATGCTGATCGTGTAGGCGGCGACCTTGTCCCCCAACTCGCCCAGGGTCTTCGACAGAGTCCGGGTCTGCGTGTTACAAACCGGAGTGTCCAGCGAGGGCACGACGCTGAACAGCCGGGCCTTGCCGCCGGTGTCGGCGAGCGAGACGAGGGCGAGCCCCGCGTCCCCCTTGGTCGCGCAGGAGAACCCCGGAGCGGCATTCCCCGGCTTCAGTCGGGGCCCGACCAGGTCGACCGGGTTCCCCTTCATCGTCACCTCGCCCTTGCGGATGTCGGCCATCGTCTCGTCTCCAGTATGATTGAGGTCCGGTGGGAGTTCGAATCGCCTCGGCTCGGCTCAATTCGTCACGACGGGCCCGATCGGCCCGCCGGTCGGTCATGTCGCGAGCATAGCCCGGCCCTCGACGCGTCGACAAGCCGCGGTCGGGGACGGGGGCTCGCCCGGATCAGGCCAGGGCCTCGGCCAGGCTCCGCTTCAGGCAGGCGATGCTCTGCCGGGCCGTCTCCTCGGCCCCGGGGGAAAAGTCGAAGACCTCCACCGACACCCAGTTCTGGTAGCCCGACGCCACCAGCGCCTTCATGATCGGCCCGAAGTCCAGGTCGCCCATCCCCGGGCCCCTCAGGTTCGGGTCGTTCGCGTGGAAGTGCCCCGCGACGCCCCCGTGCGCCCGGATCAGGCCCTCGACGCTCCCGCCCGGATCGCCGGACATCGCCTTCACGTCCAGGTGCAACGTCACCCTGGGATGGCCGACCCGCTCGATCAGCCCCCTCGTCTCCTCGATGCTCGTCAGGAAGTTGGTCTCGGCGGTCGAGAGCGGCTCCATGCAGAGGTCGACCCCGTAGGCCTCCAGGTCGTCGGTCACGGCGGCGAGCACCTCGGCGGCGAATTGTTCCCCGTCCTCCCGGGAGACGTCCGGGGCGATGTCACGCTGCTTCGGAGAGCCGAAGACCATCAGCGACCCTCCCAGGTCCCTCGTCGCCTCGATCAGCGCCTTCAGATAGTCCTGCGTCGCCTGCCGGACCGTCGGGTCCGGGCTCGTGAGGTGGAATCCCTCCGTCCTGGCCAGCAGCCAGTGCAGGCCGATGGTCTCCAGCCCCGCGTCGGCGATCGTCCGCCGGATCTCCGCCCGGCGGTCCTTTCCCAGGTCGGTGATGAGCTCCGCCAGCGTGAAGGGGGCCAGTTCGATCCCCTCATACCCGAGCCCCTTGACCTCCGCGCAGGTCCGGCCCAGGCCCCAGCCCTCGAACAGCTCGTTGCAGATGCCGAATCGGATCATAGTCGTGTCCTGAAGATCATGAGTATCCTGCCCTACGGCCGGGGGCCTCGCACCCCTCCCGGGAGGGGCCGCCTCCCGCCCCCGACGGCCCGGCCCTGCCGGCCGACCGGACCCGAGTCATCCGCCGCCGGCCCGCTCCGCCGCCGCCACCGTGTTCGAAAGCAGCATCGCGATCGTCATCGGCCCCACGCCGCCCGGGACGGGGGTGATCCACGAGGCGACCTCCGACGCCTCCTCGAACACCACGTCCCCGCAGAGGGACCCGTCTTCCCGGCGGTGGATCCCCACGTCCACCACCACCGCCCCCGGCTTGATCCAGTCGCCCCGGACGAACCCCGGCCGCCCGACTGCGGCGACCAGCAGGTCGGCCTCCCGGACGATCGCCGGGATGTCCCGGCTGGCCGAGTGGCAGACGGTCACGGTCGCGTCCCCGACGCTCCCCTTCTGCAACAGCAACATGGCCATCGGCTTGCCGACGATGTTCGACCGGCCCAGCACGACCGCCCGGGCCCCCCTCACCTCCACGCCGT carries:
- the tpx gene encoding thiol peroxidase, which encodes MADIRKGEVTMKGNPVDLVGPRLKPGNAAPGFSCATKGDAGLALVSLADTGGKARLFSVVPSLDTPVCNTQTRTLSKTLGELGDKVAAYTISMDLPFAMARFCAEAEVANMTNLSDLHDHSFGEHYGVLMHGLPVPLLARALFVVDPGGSIVHAEYVKEIASEPDYVPAIEALKKAAGA
- a CDS encoding sugar phosphate isomerase/epimerase family protein → MIRFGICNELFEGWGLGRTCAEVKGLGYEGIELAPFTLAELITDLGKDRRAEIRRTIADAGLETIGLHWLLARTEGFHLTSPDPTVRQATQDYLKALIEATRDLGGSLMVFGSPKQRDIAPDVSREDGEQFAAEVLAAVTDDLEAYGVDLCMEPLSTAETNFLTSIEETRGLIERVGHPRVTLHLDVKAMSGDPGGSVEGLIRAHGGVAGHFHANDPNLRGPGMGDLDFGPIMKALVASGYQNWVSVEVFDFSPGAEETARQSIACLKRSLAEALA